A single genomic interval of Mustelus asterias chromosome 13, sMusAst1.hap1.1, whole genome shotgun sequence harbors:
- the rgs3a gene encoding regulator of G-protein signaling 3a isoform X5: MLHTMVDFSEKYLERAKDMKNRLGFLRRRNESGAGSNATKLDKVIKTVKPSSEEALKWGESLDKLLIHKYGLAAFRAFLRTEFSEENLEFWLACEDYKKTKSQSKMTSKAKKIFGEYIAIQSCKEVNLDSYTREHTKENLQKVSRSCFDLAQKRIYGLMEKDSYPRFLRSDLYLDLINQKKQSASS, encoded by the exons ATGCTACACACAATGGTTGACTTTTCAGAAAAATATTTGGAAAG GGCCAAAGATATGAAAAACCGTTTGGGATTTTTACGACGGCGGAATGAATCTGGTGCAGGCAGCAATGCAACAAAACTCGATAAAGTCATTAAAACTGTGAA ACCCTCTTCAGAGGAAGCTCTAAAATGGGGAGAGTCTTTGGACAAGCTTCTTATCCACAAAT ATGGTTTAGCAGCTTTCCGAGCTTTTTTACGCACTGAATTCAGCGAAGAGAACCTTGAGTTCTGGCTGGCGTGTGAGGATTACAAAAAAACCAAGTCGCAATCTAAAATGACTTCAAAGGCCAAGAAGATTTTTGGGGAATATATTGCCATTCAATCCTGTAAAGAG GTTAATTTAGACTCCTACACAAGAGAACACACCAAGGAAAATCTTCAGAAAGTGTCACGGTCCTGCTTTGATCTTGCTCAGAAAAGGATATATGGTTTGATGGAAAAGGACTCTTATCCACGGTTCCTGAGATCAGACCTGTACTTGGATTTGATAAATCAGAAGAAACAGAGTGCATCATCGTAG
- the rgs3a gene encoding regulator of G-protein signaling 3a isoform X6, giving the protein MPFFRDLSKPQPHEFHSEMLLSLLQRTSPGGGLHRRHTMKEAKDMKNRLGFLRRRNESGAGSNATKLDKVIKTVKPSSEEALKWGESLDKLLIHKYGLAAFRAFLRTEFSEENLEFWLACEDYKKTKSQSKMTSKAKKIFGEYIAIQSCKEVNLDSYTREHTKENLQKVSRSCFDLAQKRIYGLMEKDSYPRFLRSDLYLDLINQKKQSASS; this is encoded by the exons ATGCCATTTTTCAGAGATCTGTCAAAGCCACAACCACATGAGTTTCATTCAGAAATGCTTTTAAGTTTGCTTCAGCGTACAAGTCCTGGTGGGGGCTTGCATCGACGGCACACCATGAAAGA GGCCAAAGATATGAAAAACCGTTTGGGATTTTTACGACGGCGGAATGAATCTGGTGCAGGCAGCAATGCAACAAAACTCGATAAAGTCATTAAAACTGTGAA ACCCTCTTCAGAGGAAGCTCTAAAATGGGGAGAGTCTTTGGACAAGCTTCTTATCCACAAAT ATGGTTTAGCAGCTTTCCGAGCTTTTTTACGCACTGAATTCAGCGAAGAGAACCTTGAGTTCTGGCTGGCGTGTGAGGATTACAAAAAAACCAAGTCGCAATCTAAAATGACTTCAAAGGCCAAGAAGATTTTTGGGGAATATATTGCCATTCAATCCTGTAAAGAG GTTAATTTAGACTCCTACACAAGAGAACACACCAAGGAAAATCTTCAGAAAGTGTCACGGTCCTGCTTTGATCTTGCTCAGAAAAGGATATATGGTTTGATGGAAAAGGACTCTTATCCACGGTTCCTGAGATCAGACCTGTACTTGGATTTGATAAATCAGAAGAAACAGAGTGCATCATCGTAG